One genomic segment of Paenibacillus sp. FSL H8-0332 includes these proteins:
- the gerD gene encoding spore germination lipoprotein GerD — MKWRALWSGGLALGLAITLTACGGEQSSSSSGGQGGYKEMKTMVVDILKSDEGKKAVEEALSTPSSDEGGGGSGGVSMKMMPMQTTEQVRIAVKDTLTAPEYQKEIEKIMTDPQFAGDFAKAINKESKELHLQLIKDPTYQKSVGEIMKSPEMMKMFLDLTKTPDYRKQSMTIMQEAMQNPLFRMEVLTLLKSVVQDELQPKVEKKDAGKGEGGGEEKEGGGEKQEGGDDSGSGSGS, encoded by the coding sequence ATGAAATGGAGGGCTCTATGGTCTGGAGGCTTGGCACTCGGCTTGGCGATCACGTTAACCGCCTGCGGAGGCGAACAGAGCAGTTCTTCTTCCGGTGGACAGGGCGGATATAAGGAAATGAAGACGATGGTTGTAGATATATTGAAGAGCGACGAAGGTAAAAAGGCAGTAGAGGAAGCCCTGTCTACCCCCAGCTCAGATGAGGGTGGCGGCGGCAGTGGCGGAGTAAGCATGAAAATGATGCCTATGCAGACGACAGAGCAGGTCCGGATCGCCGTTAAGGATACCCTCACAGCACCCGAGTATCAGAAGGAAATCGAAAAAATCATGACCGACCCGCAATTTGCCGGGGATTTTGCCAAAGCGATTAATAAAGAGAGCAAGGAATTACATCTTCAATTGATCAAGGACCCGACTTATCAGAAGTCTGTTGGAGAAATCATGAAATCGCCCGAAATGATGAAAATGTTCCTCGATCTTACCAAGACTCCGGATTACCGCAAGCAGTCCATGACCATTATGCAGGAGGCTATGCAAAATCCGCTGTTCCGTATGGAAGTCCTTACTCTGCTCAAAAGTGTAGTTCAGGATGAGCTGCAGCCCAAGGTTGAGAAAAAGGATGCAGGGAAAGGCGAAGGCGGCGGGGAGGAAAAAGAAGGCGGTGGAGAAAAGCAGGAAGGCGGCGACGATTCCGGTTCAGGATCTGGTTCGTAA
- a CDS encoding stage II sporulation protein M, with protein sequence MNQSIRIAIRLSPNQEVRMLSFNTFIKDLRTIHTALLLATVLFIAGGILGWIGTGSLQQLLNEQLKGISKISGNLRESSNPQWSFFVFIFLNNSIKSVVIIYLGALFGLLPAFFLLINGAVIGYLIHLSAIQGQDLFTLIVKGLLPHGIIEIPAIIIACAFGLKFGSKVLSALLGVMKRSRAETVNWQAFMRQTFTASVWIVILLLVAAIIESTITFWLLS encoded by the coding sequence ATGAATCAATCGATACGAATTGCAATTAGGCTGAGTCCAAATCAGGAGGTACGCATGTTATCTTTTAATACATTTATCAAGGATTTAAGGACAATTCACACAGCACTTCTATTGGCTACAGTACTGTTCATAGCAGGGGGAATCTTGGGATGGATCGGCACAGGAAGTCTGCAGCAGCTGCTGAATGAGCAATTGAAGGGGATCAGTAAGATTAGCGGGAACCTTAGAGAGTCGTCCAATCCGCAGTGGAGCTTTTTCGTATTCATTTTTCTGAACAATAGTATCAAAAGCGTAGTCATCATTTATCTGGGTGCCTTATTCGGCCTCTTACCCGCGTTCTTCCTGTTAATCAACGGTGCGGTTATCGGTTATCTGATTCATTTGTCCGCAATACAGGGACAGGATCTGTTCACGCTGATTGTAAAAGGACTGCTGCCGCATGGCATTATTGAGATTCCGGCCATCATTATTGCCTGCGCCTTTGGGCTGAAGTTCGGCAGCAAGGTGCTGTCTGCACTTTTGGGAGTAATGAAGCGGAGCAGGGCAGAGACGGTGAATTGGCAGGCCTTTATGCGGCAGACCTTCACCGCCTCTGTCTGGATCGTGATTCTGTTATTAGTTGCAGCAATCATCGAGAGCACAATTACATTTTGGCTTTTATCATAA
- a CDS encoding KinB-signaling pathway activation protein — protein MSLRKWFYLFWTTLLIGAGGAVIAGLALQIVNGGIQFKSTADFFLYALILLGYGALVSVYAQLGFFAYLILNYTGIGVFPRKAWRYIQLVLAVLALLELMFLRTFVSGDRSVRSDLTLGLAILLTALIVSWFKMRSTNASAWVPTFFFMTAITIVEIIGVLRIGVDSATIFILVPLVACNAFQILMLHRVLKPAPH, from the coding sequence CTGAGCTTAAGAAAATGGTTTTATTTGTTCTGGACCACGCTTTTGATCGGTGCAGGCGGAGCCGTGATTGCCGGTCTTGCTCTGCAGATAGTGAATGGCGGAATTCAATTTAAAAGCACCGCCGACTTTTTCCTCTACGCCCTGATTCTTCTTGGGTACGGAGCGCTTGTAAGCGTATACGCCCAGCTCGGATTTTTTGCTTATCTGATTCTCAACTATACGGGCATCGGGGTGTTCCCGCGTAAGGCTTGGCGTTACATACAATTGGTGCTGGCTGTGCTAGCTCTGCTTGAGCTAATGTTCCTGCGCACCTTTGTCAGCGGAGACCGCAGCGTCCGATCGGATTTGACGCTGGGCCTGGCTATTCTGTTAACCGCACTTATTGTGTCCTGGTTCAAAATGCGCAGTACGAACGCTTCGGCCTGGGTCCCGACTTTTTTCTTCATGACAGCTATTACTATAGTGGAGATTATCGGCGTCCTGCGGATCGGGGTGGACAGCGCCACCATCTTTATTCTTGTACCGCTTGTCGCCTGTAATGCGTTCCAGATTCTGATGCTGCACCGTGTACTGAAGCCGGCCCCACACTAA
- a CDS encoding PPK2 family polyphosphate kinase, with protein MNIKRYMIKDTSETRLKDLDPDERGDFKSKEEAEAKMEKLKERLVKLQDILFAQKKHSLLVILQGMDSSGKDGTVKHIFSGINPQGFIVTSFKKPSLEEEAHDFLWRVHMKTPPKGYIAAFNRSHYEDVLVPRVHDSLSKEDAKRRFRYIRQFEEMLAEEGTTVIKLFLHISKEKQLEKIKERLDDPAKHWKFDASDLQEREYWDDYQKAYEDVFRESSIDKAPWYWIPANHRWYRNYLALKIVVKTLEGLDLSYPKLNTPTPDISQLISPRH; from the coding sequence ATGAACATCAAGCGCTATATGATAAAAGACACAAGTGAAACACGCCTGAAGGACCTCGATCCAGATGAACGGGGAGACTTCAAATCCAAAGAAGAAGCCGAAGCCAAAATGGAGAAGTTGAAGGAACGGCTGGTCAAGCTGCAGGATATCCTTTTTGCACAAAAAAAGCACTCGCTGCTGGTCATCCTGCAAGGAATGGATTCAAGCGGAAAGGACGGAACCGTCAAACATATATTCTCCGGCATTAATCCGCAGGGGTTCATCGTAACCAGCTTCAAGAAGCCCTCACTGGAGGAGGAAGCACACGATTTCCTGTGGAGAGTCCATATGAAGACCCCGCCCAAAGGCTATATCGCCGCATTCAACCGTTCGCATTATGAGGATGTGCTGGTGCCCCGCGTGCATGACAGTCTCAGTAAAGAAGATGCCAAGCGCCGGTTCCGCTACATCCGCCAGTTCGAGGAAATGCTGGCGGAAGAGGGAACGACGGTCATTAAGCTCTTTCTGCATATCTCCAAGGAGAAGCAGCTGGAGAAGATTAAGGAGCGGCTTGACGATCCGGCGAAGCACTGGAAATTCGATGCCAGTGATCTGCAGGAACGCGAATACTGGGACGATTATCAAAAAGCGTATGAGGATGTTTTCCGGGAGAGCAGCATAGATAAGGCCCCGTGGTACTGGATTCCTGCAAATCACCGCTGGTACCGCAACTATCTGGCGCTCAAGATTGTGGTCAAAACCCTGGAGGGGCTTGACCTGAGCTACCCGAAGCTGAATACGCCGACGCCGGATATCTCTCAGCTGATCTCTCCGCGCCACTAA
- the pdaB gene encoding polysaccharide deacetylase family sporulation protein PdaB: protein MNSFYVFSGKKIKRFLYIFAAALLTAGVVYVERGNITVFSEAAPSAIYSVPTEKKQIALTFDISWGEKRPEPILKVLEDKKVDKATFFLSSPWSKTHPEIVTSIKDAGFEIGSHGHKHVNYSTLSNDEIRTQISTAHTVLTELTGSQPNLIRMPNGDFDKRVLQVATDLGYKVIQWDTDSLDWKNIGVDNIVNRVTSKAHPGDIVLLHASDSCKQTHEALPQIIDKLRSQGYEFVTVSELISQSSASGKEVRDSAWLDDGLEDAAGL from the coding sequence ATGAATTCTTTTTATGTATTTAGCGGCAAAAAGATCAAACGGTTCCTGTACATCTTTGCCGCTGCGCTTCTTACCGCCGGCGTTGTCTATGTGGAGAGGGGCAATATCACTGTATTCTCTGAAGCTGCCCCTTCTGCCATTTACAGTGTTCCGACGGAAAAGAAGCAGATTGCCTTAACCTTCGACATTAGCTGGGGAGAGAAAAGGCCCGAGCCGATTCTGAAGGTGCTGGAAGACAAAAAGGTGGATAAAGCGACATTCTTCCTGTCCTCACCTTGGAGCAAAACCCATCCTGAGATTGTTACAAGCATCAAAGACGCCGGGTTCGAAATCGGCAGCCACGGCCACAAGCATGTGAACTACAGTACGCTAAGCAATGATGAAATACGCACACAGATCAGTACGGCCCATACAGTATTGACGGAGTTAACCGGTTCTCAGCCCAACCTGATCAGAATGCCTAACGGTGATTTTGACAAAAGAGTCCTGCAGGTGGCTACCGATCTAGGCTACAAAGTCATTCAATGGGACACGGACTCACTGGACTGGAAGAACATAGGTGTGGATAACATCGTTAACCGTGTAACCAGCAAAGCCCATCCCGGAGATATTGTGCTGCTGCATGCCAGCGACTCCTGCAAACAAACGCATGAAGCCCTGCCTCAGATCATTGATAAGCTGCGCAGCCAGGGGTATGAGTTCGTAACCGTCTCTGAGCTGATCAGCCAAAGCAGTGCAAGCGGCAAGGAAGTCCGCGATTCCGCATGGCTGGATGATGGCCTGGAAGATGCTGCAGGATTGTAG